In one window of Tellurirhabdus rosea DNA:
- a CDS encoding LytR/AlgR family response regulator transcription factor: protein MTLTCMAVDDEPLALGLVCAFIEKTPFLTLTGRYSNAVEALQALEQQEVDVLFLDIQMPDLTGIELARLLERAGGRHTRIIFTTAFNQFAVEGFRVDALDYLLKPFNYEEFLRAATKARSYFELLQRAASEPPRLPDHQEYLFLKVEYQLVRIAYSDILFIEGLKDYVKVHLQSASRPVLSLTSLKALEEKLPSSRFMRVHRSFIVALDKIETVSRNTIQIGPASIPISEQYKDAFNQFLSRWL from the coding sequence ATGACGTTGACCTGCATGGCCGTCGATGACGAACCGCTGGCCCTCGGGCTGGTGTGCGCGTTCATCGAAAAAACCCCTTTTCTGACCCTGACCGGCCGCTACTCCAACGCGGTGGAAGCCCTTCAGGCGCTTGAACAGCAAGAGGTCGATGTGCTTTTTCTGGACATTCAGATGCCGGACCTGACCGGGATTGAACTGGCCAGACTGCTGGAGCGGGCCGGGGGGCGGCATACCCGGATCATCTTTACGACAGCGTTCAACCAGTTTGCCGTGGAAGGCTTCCGCGTCGATGCCCTCGATTACCTGCTGAAGCCTTTCAACTACGAAGAATTTCTCCGGGCCGCGACCAAAGCCCGTTCCTATTTCGAACTCCTCCAGCGCGCCGCCAGCGAACCGCCCCGGCTCCCCGACCACCAGGAGTACCTGTTTCTGAAGGTGGAATACCAGCTTGTCCGCATTGCCTACAGCGATATTCTGTTCATCGAAGGGCTGAAAGACTATGTGAAGGTGCATCTTCAGTCGGCCAGCCGCCCGGTTCTGTCGCTGACGAGCCTGAAGGCGCTGGAAGAGAAGCTGCCTTCCAGCCGCTTCATGCGCGTTCACCGTTCGTTCATCGTCGCCCTGGACAAGATCGAAACGGTTTCGCGAAACACCATCCAGATTGGTCCGGCCAGCATTCCCATCAGCGAGCAGTACAAGGATGCCTTTAACCAGTTTCTGAGCCGCTGGCTTTAA
- a CDS encoding lysoplasmalogenase — protein MKIRSTTAFGWLYFLITLFEITGETLNERWLIYGTKPLLAVLLLLFALKRRPLLGFSVSIIWLMVGLGFALAGDTLLMIREIDLFMPGLAAFLVMQLCYILAFRNSRKRSAPLEPGRLWMQALPFAVYLGLFLALLYRPLHEVPANRGLWLPVVGYGLCLSLMGWSASLWQRQAKQAGSRWVLPGALLFILSDSLIAVDRFLWPLPFSDFLIMSTYAKAQYLIVRGMLRTV, from the coding sequence ATGAAAATTCGTTCCACCACCGCATTCGGGTGGCTTTACTTCCTCATTACGCTGTTTGAAATTACCGGCGAAACCCTCAACGAACGCTGGCTGATCTACGGTACCAAACCTCTGCTTGCCGTTCTGCTTCTCCTCTTTGCCCTCAAGCGTCGTCCGCTGCTTGGCTTTTCGGTATCCATTATCTGGCTAATGGTCGGGCTGGGCTTTGCCCTGGCGGGGGATACGCTGCTGATGATTCGGGAGATCGACCTCTTTATGCCGGGGCTGGCGGCGTTTCTGGTGATGCAGCTTTGTTACATCCTGGCCTTCCGGAACTCCCGCAAGCGAAGCGCTCCGCTCGAACCGGGGCGCCTCTGGATGCAGGCGCTGCCTTTTGCCGTCTATCTGGGGCTTTTTCTGGCGCTTCTCTACCGCCCGCTGCACGAGGTTCCCGCAAACCGGGGCCTATGGCTGCCGGTGGTCGGGTACGGGCTGTGCCTGAGTCTGATGGGCTGGTCGGCCTCGCTCTGGCAGCGGCAGGCCAAACAGGCGGGCTCCCGCTGGGTGCTGCCGGGTGCCCTTCTGTTCATTCTCTCGGATTCGCTGATTGCCGTCGACCGCTTTCTGTGGCCTCTCCCCTTCTCCGATTTCCTGATTATGAGCACCTACGCAAAGGCCCAGTATCTGATCGTCCGCGGGATGCTTCGCACCGTTTAA
- a CDS encoding glycosyltransferase family 2 protein, with the protein MKTALSLLFWVCVFLTGYTYLGYGLLIWVLNRVRKMLKLNRSRPDASAYWPEVTVVIPAYNERAFLPAKLKNSLSLAYPADRIRLLFVTEGSIDGSMEWLLEARQRYDRRIDVLGGSVRRGKVAAMNRAMKYVKSPIVIFTDANTNLNAGAIRNIVAHFADPDVGAVAGEKRIELNAAEAAAGAGEGLYWKYESFLKKQDAELHTIVGAAGELFALRTELFEEVEADTLLDDFIISLRIAGRGYRVQYAPDAFALERPSFSIEEEKKRKIRIATGGFQSIVRLAYLLNPFRYGWLTFQYLSHRVLRWAVAPFCLPLMLLASVLLTLVTALESSQLFFFWAMTVAAQIGFYLAALLGYVAEHRQLRVKLLFIPYYFTFMNVCAIAGLMRYLKGTPATGIWEKARRAEDAEVNPAAETV; encoded by the coding sequence ATGAAAACAGCGTTATCACTACTTTTCTGGGTTTGTGTCTTCCTGACGGGGTATACCTATCTGGGGTATGGTCTTTTGATCTGGGTTCTGAACCGGGTTCGGAAGATGCTGAAACTGAACCGCTCCCGACCGGATGCGTCGGCCTACTGGCCCGAGGTGACGGTCGTGATTCCGGCCTATAACGAGCGGGCTTTTCTGCCGGCCAAACTCAAGAACTCGCTTTCCCTGGCGTATCCCGCCGACCGCATCCGCCTGCTGTTCGTGACGGAAGGTTCCATCGACGGCTCGATGGAATGGCTGCTGGAAGCCCGCCAGCGCTACGACCGCCGGATTGACGTGCTGGGCGGAAGCGTACGCCGGGGCAAGGTGGCGGCCATGAACCGCGCCATGAAATACGTCAAGTCGCCGATCGTCATTTTTACCGACGCCAATACCAACCTCAACGCCGGCGCGATTCGCAACATCGTCGCCCATTTTGCCGACCCGGACGTGGGGGCGGTGGCCGGGGAGAAGCGGATCGAACTCAATGCGGCGGAAGCGGCCGCCGGAGCCGGGGAGGGTCTTTACTGGAAATACGAATCCTTTCTGAAAAAACAGGACGCCGAACTGCACACCATCGTCGGCGCGGCGGGCGAGCTTTTTGCTCTGCGTACCGAACTGTTTGAGGAAGTGGAGGCCGATACCCTGCTCGACGACTTCATCATTTCGCTGCGCATCGCCGGACGCGGCTACCGGGTCCAGTACGCCCCCGACGCCTTTGCCCTGGAGCGGCCTTCGTTTTCGATTGAAGAAGAGAAAAAGCGGAAAATCCGGATTGCCACGGGCGGTTTTCAGTCCATCGTCCGGCTGGCTTACCTGCTGAATCCCTTCCGGTACGGCTGGCTGACGTTTCAGTACCTGTCGCACCGGGTCCTGCGCTGGGCCGTGGCGCCGTTCTGCCTGCCGCTGATGCTGCTGGCGTCCGTACTGCTGACGCTGGTAACGGCCCTGGAGTCCTCCCAGCTGTTTTTCTTCTGGGCCATGACCGTAGCGGCGCAGATTGGATTTTACCTGGCTGCCCTCCTGGGGTACGTCGCCGAACACCGCCAGCTACGGGTTAAGCTGCTGTTTATTCCGTACTATTTCACGTTTATGAATGTCTGCGCCATCGCCGGGCTGATGCGTTACCTGAAGGGCACTCCGGCTACCGGCATCTGGGAAAAAGCCCGCCGGGCGGAGGATGCCGAAGTGAATCCGGCGGCGGAAACGGTCTAA
- a CDS encoding sugar transferase, with protein MTPTIQTEKAAFRVIYLERDIAASLMFIRAFGPHVSIVSLDDPQEALELLQEGEPADLVLINENLGGLAFAEILQGHLFLKNIPVVLLSSGPVTEQLKRQATRRSIQDVLPAYGAEDAIAIRIDYLRRRKEYQREQRRAAWHPVVRMPVGKRLLDILVSLTALLLLSPLLLVVSILIKLDSRGPVFYSSRRVGMNYRVFPMHKFRTMRTDADQMLAQMADLNVYARTPETDTEQLCEECRRSGQASCGRQLYLDGKMICEDVYALQKKYKATFTKFNKDPRVTRLGQFLRNTSIDELPQLFNILSGDMSLVGNRPLPPYEAEKLTTTAYARRFAAPAGLTGLWQVTKRGRGKRLSDEERIQLDVLYAKTFSFRLDVLIFIRTLKALWQKEDM; from the coding sequence ATGACTCCTACCATTCAGACGGAAAAAGCGGCCTTCCGGGTCATTTATCTAGAGCGTGACATTGCGGCTTCCCTGATGTTTATCCGGGCGTTCGGGCCGCATGTATCCATTGTTTCGCTCGATGACCCGCAGGAAGCGCTGGAACTGTTGCAGGAAGGGGAGCCGGCGGATCTGGTCCTGATCAACGAAAATCTGGGCGGACTGGCCTTTGCCGAAATTCTGCAGGGCCATCTGTTCCTGAAAAATATTCCGGTCGTCCTGCTGAGCAGCGGACCCGTGACCGAACAGCTGAAACGCCAGGCTACCCGGCGCTCGATTCAGGATGTTCTGCCGGCCTACGGGGCCGAAGACGCCATCGCGATCCGGATCGATTACCTGCGCCGCCGGAAAGAGTACCAGCGCGAACAGAGACGGGCCGCCTGGCATCCGGTTGTCCGCATGCCGGTAGGAAAGCGACTGCTCGACATCCTCGTCTCGCTGACGGCCCTGCTGCTGCTTTCGCCCCTGCTGCTGGTCGTCTCCATCCTGATCAAGCTCGACTCGCGGGGTCCGGTGTTCTACAGCTCCCGGCGGGTGGGGATGAACTACCGGGTGTTTCCGATGCACAAGTTCCGGACGATGCGGACGGACGCCGATCAGATGCTGGCGCAGATGGCCGATCTGAACGTGTACGCCCGCACGCCGGAGACCGATACCGAACAGCTTTGCGAAGAGTGCCGCCGGAGCGGACAAGCATCCTGCGGACGACAGCTGTACCTGGACGGAAAAATGATTTGCGAAGACGTGTACGCGCTGCAGAAGAAATACAAGGCGACGTTCACCAAATTCAATAAAGACCCCCGTGTGACGCGGCTGGGCCAGTTTCTGCGCAACACCAGTATCGACGAGCTACCGCAGTTGTTCAACATCCTGAGCGGGGATATGTCGCTGGTGGGCAACCGCCCGCTGCCGCCCTACGAAGCCGAAAAGCTCACGACCACGGCCTACGCGCGCCGGTTTGCCGCGCCGGCGGGCCTGACGGGCCTCTGGCAGGTGACGAAGCGGGGACGCGGAAAACGCCTGTCCGACGAAGAACGGATTCAACTGGATGTGCTGTACGCCAAAACGTTTTCGTTCCGGCTCGACGTACTGATCTTCATCCGAACTCTGAAAGCGCTATGGCAGAAGGAAGATATGTAG
- a CDS encoding glycosyltransferase family 2 protein produces the protein MAEGRYVGREPLVSIITINYNQAEVTAAFLASSRRLRYPNYEIIVVDNGSRVTVEEVVRREANPRVRLLLSPENLGFTGGNNLGMKAARGEFFFIVNNDTELNETLLDDLMAPFADPAVGVVCPKIRYFSEPDRIQYAGYGKLNAYTGQVVAVGTREQDHGQYDEPGPTHYAHGAAMMVRRSVAEAVGLFAEEFFLCYEELDWSARIRRAGYTIFYQPPAVILHKESTSIGKASPLKVYYHTRNRILFMRRNTGGLQWLSFLVFFCLLAVPKHLLLYTLRGQWTHLRSFVSGLRWNLSYRPA, from the coding sequence ATGGCAGAAGGAAGATATGTAGGCCGGGAGCCGCTGGTGTCCATCATCACGATCAATTACAACCAGGCGGAGGTGACGGCGGCGTTTCTGGCCTCGTCGCGGCGGCTGCGGTACCCGAACTACGAAATCATCGTGGTCGATAACGGCTCGCGGGTGACGGTCGAGGAGGTGGTTCGCCGGGAGGCCAACCCGCGCGTGCGGCTCCTGCTGAGCCCGGAGAATCTGGGGTTCACCGGCGGCAACAACCTCGGCATGAAAGCCGCCCGGGGCGAGTTTTTCTTTATCGTCAACAACGATACGGAACTGAACGAAACCCTGCTGGATGACCTGATGGCCCCGTTTGCCGACCCCGCCGTGGGGGTGGTCTGTCCTAAAATCCGTTATTTCTCCGAACCCGACCGCATTCAGTACGCCGGCTATGGCAAGCTGAACGCCTATACCGGTCAGGTGGTGGCGGTCGGCACCCGGGAGCAGGACCACGGCCAGTATGACGAGCCGGGCCCCACGCATTACGCGCACGGGGCGGCCATGATGGTCCGGCGTTCGGTAGCGGAGGCCGTGGGCCTTTTCGCCGAAGAATTCTTCCTGTGCTACGAGGAACTCGACTGGTCGGCCCGAATCCGCCGGGCGGGGTATACGATTTTTTACCAGCCCCCGGCCGTTATTCTCCACAAGGAATCGACCTCCATCGGGAAAGCCAGTCCGCTGAAAGTATACTATCACACCCGCAACCGGATTCTGTTCATGCGGCGGAACACGGGCGGGTTGCAGTGGCTGTCGTTTCTGGTCTTTTTCTGTCTGCTGGCCGTTCCCAAACACCTTCTGCTTTACACGCTGCGCGGACAATGGACGCACCTGCGTTCGTTCGTTTCCGGCCTCCGGTGGAATCTGTCGTACCGGCCCGCTTAA
- a CDS encoding TonB-dependent receptor domain-containing protein: MHKLFYPFLLTTALLSPAFGQFPMTGGSPGGGPGNRPAATIPGTANDATPRGNGKISGVLLDEASGKPVEYATVALISKATGKPIDGTTSDERGQFSLTRVAPGAYKIQATFLGYQNKEVDNLTIAKGTELNVGVLKLAADVRTLQEVEVTGQKAMIEEKVDRLVYNAERDVTTKGGDATDVMRRVPMLSVDLDGNVSLRGSQNVRVLINNKPSTIVASSVADALKQIPADMIKSVEVITSPSAKYDAEGSAGIINIITKKNTLQGLTLNLDSGVGNRGSMLGLNGNYRTGKMGFSLGGFGRAGYNIKGKFNNTQISTINGQQFSTVQTSESLNRNLFGHYQLGWDYDINKNNSLTASVRFGLRNQNSTQDLTTIRQTATTVQSTLRDVATKDNSQTVDINLDYTRTFSKPQQELSVLTQFSRNNRTNNFTSVLLDPFLSRYGEEGNDNNSYNQESTIQVDYQTPVKRNQMLEFGGKGIFRQVYSNIQYNSTITTPAPDNVLDYDQNVAASYLSYTYTTKSKYTFKVGGRYEYTMIDARFRQEQPITDDQIPDYGSFVPSVNVSKNLKGGKTIRAAYNRRLQRPGIQFLNPNINFSNPDNISYGNPYLRPEMSNNYEVSLSVPIKAVYLNMTAFARNTDGSIESVVTSRLVNDTRGERTVFETTYQNIGKQEAYGMNFFGNVTLFSKWQIGGGFDAYYTYLTNNNPNPALFAENDGVVIQGRMFTNLTLKKGWGIQGFGGMRGNQVNLQGTQGSFYMYSLGFRKDFPNKRGSLGLAAENFLTNSMKVRTTREFAGSSQNSLNQMYNRGVRMTFNYRIGKMSFDQQPRRRKKSVSNDDVKGGGGDGGNDAGGGQQAAPQQQGQGGGRPRQ, from the coding sequence ATGCATAAATTGTTCTATCCCTTTCTACTCACTACGGCGCTGCTCTCTCCGGCTTTTGGCCAGTTCCCGATGACGGGAGGCAGCCCCGGCGGTGGTCCCGGCAACCGGCCCGCAGCCACCATTCCCGGCACGGCCAACGACGCCACCCCGCGCGGCAACGGCAAAATCAGCGGTGTTCTCCTCGACGAAGCCAGCGGTAAACCCGTCGAATACGCGACCGTCGCGCTGATCAGCAAAGCCACCGGCAAACCCATCGACGGAACGACCTCCGACGAACGCGGGCAGTTTTCGCTCACCCGCGTTGCGCCCGGCGCCTACAAGATTCAGGCTACCTTCCTGGGCTACCAGAACAAGGAGGTCGATAACCTGACCATCGCCAAAGGCACGGAACTGAACGTGGGCGTGCTGAAGCTCGCCGCCGACGTGCGGACCCTCCAGGAAGTTGAAGTGACGGGCCAGAAAGCCATGATCGAAGAAAAAGTGGACCGCCTGGTCTACAATGCCGAACGGGACGTAACGACGAAGGGCGGCGACGCTACCGACGTGATGCGCCGCGTTCCGATGCTCTCAGTGGATCTCGACGGCAACGTCAGCCTCCGGGGCAGCCAGAACGTCCGGGTGCTGATCAACAACAAACCCTCGACCATCGTGGCCTCGTCCGTCGCCGACGCCCTGAAGCAGATTCCGGCGGACATGATCAAGTCGGTGGAGGTGATCACCTCGCCTTCGGCCAAATACGACGCAGAAGGTTCGGCGGGCATCATCAACATCATCACGAAGAAAAACACCCTCCAGGGCCTGACGCTGAACCTCGATTCGGGCGTTGGCAACCGCGGCTCGATGCTCGGCCTTAACGGCAATTACCGGACAGGCAAAATGGGCTTCTCGCTCGGGGGCTTCGGCCGGGCCGGCTACAACATCAAGGGTAAATTCAACAACACCCAGATTTCGACCATCAACGGCCAGCAGTTCTCCACCGTGCAGACCTCCGAGTCCCTCAACCGGAACCTCTTCGGCCATTACCAGCTCGGGTGGGATTACGACATCAACAAAAACAACTCGCTGACGGCTTCTGTCCGCTTCGGGCTCCGCAACCAGAACTCCACGCAGGACCTGACGACGATCCGGCAGACGGCAACGACGGTCCAGAGCACGCTGCGGGATGTCGCGACGAAGGATAATTCGCAGACGGTCGATATCAACCTCGACTACACCCGGACGTTCAGCAAACCCCAGCAGGAGTTGAGCGTGCTGACGCAGTTCAGCCGGAACAACCGGACCAACAATTTCACCTCCGTTCTGCTTGACCCGTTCCTGTCGCGCTACGGCGAGGAAGGCAACGACAACAACAGTTACAACCAGGAATCGACCATCCAGGTAGATTACCAGACACCCGTCAAACGGAACCAGATGCTCGAATTCGGCGGAAAAGGTATCTTCCGTCAGGTGTACAGCAACATTCAGTACAACAGCACGATCACCACGCCGGCCCCCGACAACGTGCTCGACTACGACCAGAATGTAGCCGCCTCGTACCTGTCCTACACGTATACCACCAAAAGCAAGTATACCTTCAAGGTTGGAGGCCGGTATGAGTACACCATGATCGACGCCCGCTTCCGTCAGGAACAGCCGATCACCGACGACCAGATTCCCGATTACGGCTCGTTTGTGCCGAGCGTCAACGTGTCAAAGAACCTGAAGGGCGGTAAAACCATCCGCGCGGCCTACAACCGGCGGTTGCAGCGCCCGGGTATCCAGTTCCTGAACCCGAACATCAACTTCTCCAACCCGGACAATATTTCGTACGGGAACCCCTACCTGCGGCCGGAGATGTCCAACAACTACGAAGTGAGCCTGAGCGTTCCCATCAAAGCCGTTTACCTGAACATGACCGCCTTTGCCCGGAACACGGACGGTTCGATCGAAAGCGTGGTCACCAGCCGTCTGGTCAACGACACCCGCGGGGAGCGTACCGTCTTCGAAACCACCTACCAGAACATCGGTAAGCAGGAAGCGTACGGCATGAACTTCTTCGGTAACGTGACGCTGTTCTCCAAGTGGCAGATCGGCGGCGGCTTCGACGCGTACTACACCTACCTCACCAACAACAACCCGAACCCGGCCCTGTTTGCCGAGAACGACGGCGTGGTGATTCAGGGCCGGATGTTCACCAACCTGACCCTCAAAAAAGGCTGGGGCATCCAGGGCTTTGGCGGCATGCGCGGCAACCAGGTCAATCTGCAGGGTACGCAGGGCAGCTTCTACATGTACAGCCTCGGCTTCCGGAAAGATTTCCCCAACAAGCGCGGCAGCCTCGGTCTGGCCGCCGAAAACTTCCTGACCAACTCGATGAAGGTCCGGACGACCCGCGAGTTTGCCGGCTCTTCCCAGAACAGCCTCAACCAGATGTACAACCGCGGCGTGCGGATGACGTTTAACTACCGGATCGGCAAGATGAGCTTCGACCAGCAGCCGCGCCGCCGGAAAAAATCGGTCAGCAACGACGACGTCAAAGGCGGCGGCGGTGACGGCGGCAACGATGCCGGCGGTGGCCAGCAGGCAGCTCCGCAACAGCAGGGGCAGGGCGGCGGCCGGCCAAGACAGTAA
- a CDS encoding sensor histidine kinase has translation MASRTIRSMVPFLIHVLGWTLLGSTLLVIQPILYKDVTVPTEYWIKQLLFFGLMIGMFYLNANYLVPRLLFGDKVRVALYVGMVIAAAGFAMLASRQFDQWLNLPELIHRAFHPEDWQARPRRPSAPFDSYAILMTLLIIGISTSVTSVQKWQRDAQVRLALEQQKTSTELSFLKAQINPHFFFNTLNNIYALTLIDVETAREALHKLSRMMRYVLYETQAPTTLLSKELSFVQDYIELMQLRLTDKVTVTFQKPEPVRDVAVAPMILLPFVENAFKHGVSALHPSQIFVGVRQHNGHLSLEVRNTILPDKSQSLETGNGIGLTNTRRRLDLLYPERYNLLVSENTSSNEYRVQLELTIS, from the coding sequence ATGGCCTCCCGGACAATCCGAAGCATGGTTCCGTTTCTGATACACGTGCTCGGCTGGACGTTGCTTGGCAGTACGCTGCTGGTGATTCAGCCGATTTTGTATAAAGACGTTACGGTGCCCACCGAATACTGGATTAAGCAGCTGCTCTTTTTCGGCCTGATGATCGGCATGTTTTACCTCAACGCCAACTATCTGGTTCCCCGGCTGCTGTTTGGCGACAAAGTCCGCGTGGCGCTTTACGTCGGGATGGTAATCGCCGCGGCTGGTTTTGCCATGCTGGCGAGCCGCCAGTTCGACCAGTGGCTGAACCTGCCCGAACTCATTCACCGGGCTTTTCATCCCGAAGACTGGCAGGCGCGGCCCCGCCGTCCGTCGGCGCCCTTTGATTCGTACGCCATTCTGATGACCCTGTTGATCATCGGCATCAGCACCAGCGTTACCTCGGTCCAGAAGTGGCAGCGGGATGCGCAGGTGCGGCTCGCGCTTGAACAGCAGAAAACCAGCACCGAACTGTCGTTTCTGAAAGCCCAGATCAACCCGCATTTCTTTTTCAATACGCTGAACAACATCTACGCCCTGACGCTGATCGACGTCGAAACGGCCCGGGAGGCGCTGCACAAGCTGTCGCGGATGATGCGGTATGTGCTCTACGAAACCCAAGCTCCCACGACCCTGCTCAGCAAGGAGCTTTCTTTTGTTCAGGATTATATTGAACTCATGCAGCTGCGGCTGACGGACAAGGTGACGGTGACGTTCCAGAAGCCCGAGCCGGTCCGGGATGTGGCCGTAGCGCCGATGATCCTGCTGCCTTTTGTCGAAAACGCGTTCAAACATGGCGTGAGCGCCCTGCACCCGAGCCAGATCTTTGTCGGCGTCCGGCAGCACAACGGACACCTTTCGCTGGAGGTACGCAACACGATCCTGCCGGACAAAAGCCAGTCGCTGGAAACCGGCAACGGCATCGGCCTGACCAACACCCGGCGTCGGCTGGATTTGTTGTATCCCGAAAGGTACAACCTGCTGGTGAGCGAAAATACTTCCAGCAACGAATACCGCGTTCAGCTTGAGCTTACCATATCATGA
- a CDS encoding response regulator transcription factor, which yields MKDQYHILLVDDDTFIRKVLRQTLKEDFIITTQANGMEAMAWLEQGNEPNLIITDLQMPHLDGQELIRLLRSSSLLRQIPIMVLSVHDDSQTRIRCLELGADDFITKPFNPLEVRAKINAILRRVNSHYSF from the coding sequence ATGAAAGACCAGTACCACATTCTGCTTGTAGACGACGACACCTTTATCCGGAAGGTACTGCGTCAGACGCTGAAGGAGGATTTTATCATCACCACGCAGGCAAACGGAATGGAAGCCATGGCCTGGCTGGAACAGGGGAACGAACCAAACCTGATCATCACCGATCTGCAGATGCCGCATCTGGACGGGCAGGAACTGATTCGGCTGCTCCGGAGCAGCAGCCTCCTGCGGCAGATTCCCATCATGGTTCTCTCGGTGCATGACGACAGCCAGACCCGCATCCGGTGTCTGGAACTGGGCGCCGACGACTTCATTACCAAACCGTTTAATCCGCTCGAAGTCCGGGCCAAGATCAATGCCATCCTGCGGCGGGTCAATTCGCATTATTCATTCTAA
- a CDS encoding YceI family protein, which yields MKTNAIVLGLVAASVWTGSAFVNKPAEVPTVKAAAKATTYAVDTEQSVINWNGKKVTGEHYGTVKINKGTLSVDGNKLTGGTVEADMKTLTSLDLKDNENMYNRLVTHLKSDDFFSVEKHPVATFVITKATPKGGSQYDLTGNLTIKGITQPVTFPATVNITKNGVEANGKMSVDRTKYDIKFRSKSFFENLGDKAIYDDFTLEVKLLAKKGTV from the coding sequence ATGAAAACCAACGCAATTGTACTGGGCCTGGTGGCCGCCAGTGTCTGGACGGGAAGTGCTTTTGTGAACAAACCCGCGGAGGTGCCCACCGTCAAAGCCGCCGCCAAGGCGACCACTTACGCGGTGGATACGGAGCAGAGCGTGATTAACTGGAACGGGAAGAAAGTGACCGGCGAACACTACGGCACCGTTAAAATCAACAAAGGCACGCTGTCGGTCGATGGCAACAAGCTGACGGGTGGCACGGTCGAGGCGGACATGAAAACCCTCACCAGCCTGGACCTGAAGGACAATGAGAACATGTACAATCGGCTGGTCACGCACCTGAAATCCGACGATTTCTTCTCGGTCGAAAAACACCCGGTGGCCACCTTCGTCATCACGAAAGCCACTCCCAAAGGCGGCAGCCAGTACGATCTGACGGGCAACCTGACCATTAAGGGAATCACCCAGCCGGTCACCTTTCCGGCTACGGTGAACATTACCAAAAACGGAGTGGAAGCCAACGGGAAAATGTCCGTGGACCGGACCAAATACGATATTAAGTTTCGCTCCAAATCCTTCTTCGAAAACCTCGGCGACAAGGCCATCTATGACGATTTCACACTGGAAGTGAAGCTGTTAGCCAAGAAAGGGACCGTCTGA
- a CDS encoding response regulator: protein MADDDEDDRFLVKSVFDTNWQDCEVVFAVDGADLLERLDQSDRRPALILLDLNMPRMDGFAALRHIRANPAYRSIPVIIFTTSSAPEHIMLAYELGANSFLTKPSSFSGLSQLIHQVRLFWLDLARVPANVISPSLP from the coding sequence ATGGCTGATGATGACGAGGACGATCGGTTTCTCGTAAAATCAGTATTTGACACGAACTGGCAGGACTGCGAAGTGGTTTTTGCCGTCGATGGAGCCGATCTTCTTGAGCGTCTGGACCAGTCCGACCGCCGTCCGGCCCTGATTCTGCTGGATCTGAACATGCCCCGGATGGATGGCTTTGCGGCCCTCCGCCACATCCGCGCCAATCCGGCCTACCGTTCCATTCCGGTCATTATTTTTACGACCTCCTCGGCTCCCGAGCACATCATGCTGGCGTACGAACTGGGGGCCAATTCCTTTTTGACCAAACCTTCCAGCTTCAGCGGCCTTTCGCAGCTGATTCACCAGGTTCGTCTGTTCTGGCTTGACCTGGCGCGGGTTCCGGCCAACGTGATTAGTCCTTCGCTTCCGTAA